The following proteins come from a genomic window of Miscanthus floridulus cultivar M001 chromosome 2, ASM1932011v1, whole genome shotgun sequence:
- the LOC136537290 gene encoding protein NRT1/ PTR FAMILY 8.3-like, whose amino-acid sequence MPTGSPLKDIIWVLVTAVRKRNVRMERDDGAAVLLKEDDANDDGEQQLLSRTKGQRCLDNAAVIVVKEQEGEWSLCTVSEVEGMKILVRMLPIWVTCHVCAVRGVAGADDHHLHPAGDGHGHAAGRVVQGARGIVGVRRGGVRAPVGGAARRRHHPGGAAADGAPRRADAAAAHGTAALVERRRLRAIHGGSGPMTGSDVFCEIAQLEFFYGEDPVAMRSICSAFPSWRCHIGKTSAT is encoded by the coding sequence ATGCCGACGGGCAGCCCGCTCAAGGACATCATCTGGGTGCTCGTCACCGCCGTCAGGAAGCGCAACGTGAGAATGGAAAGGGACGACGGCGCGGCGGTGCTGCTCAAGGAAGACGACGCCAACGATGACGGCGAGCAGCAGCTGCTGTCGCGCACCAAGGGTCAACGGTGCCTTGACAACGCTGCCGTGATCGTCGTCAAGGAGCAGGAGGGCGAATGGTCTCTGTGCACTGTGAGTGAGGTGGAGGGCATGAAGATCCTGGTGCGGATGCTACCCATCTGGGTGACGTGTCACGTGTGTGCTGTACGCGGCGTCGCTGGGGCAGATGACCACCACCTTCATCCAGCAGGGGATGGCCATGGACACGCGGCTGGGCGGGTGGTTCAAGGTGCCCGTGGCATCGTTGGTGTCCGTCGAGGTGGTGTTCGTGCTCCTGTGGGTGGTGCTGCACGACGCCGCCATCATCCCGGCGGAGCGGCGGCTGACGGGGCGCCCCGGCGGGCTGACGCAGCTGCAGCGCATGGGACGGCCGCGCTCGTCGAGAGGCGCCGGCTCCGCGCCATCCACGGAGGGAGCGGGCCGATGACGGGCTCCGACGTCTTCTGCGAGATCGCGCAGCTGGAGTTCTTCTACGGGGAGGACCCCGTCGCGATGCGCAGCATCTGCTCGGCCTTCCCTTCCTGGCGCTGCCACATAGGCAAAACCAGCGCCACGTAG